From Musa acuminata AAA Group cultivar baxijiao chromosome BXJ3-8, Cavendish_Baxijiao_AAA, whole genome shotgun sequence, one genomic window encodes:
- the LOC135645218 gene encoding GRF1-interacting factor 2-like yields the protein MQQPTHPLAPMSTIPVSNITTEQIQKYLDENKQLILAILENQNLGKLAECAQYQAQLQKNLLYLAAIADAQPNAPAVRPQMMMHGSIPQAGHYIQQAPVFPPGAPPQYNPQQMQEQQMHQFQGMVFPGQVAMRPGAVNGIHNMQTEPRPRTGTSSSAVDRRGNKQDANAGEVAAADSHRSSGSEHGSGDADQLHVKRPEEAKMS from the exons ATGCAGCAGCCGACGCATCCGCTGGCCCCCATGTCCACAATCCCTGTTTCTAACATCACAACGGAACAGATTCAAAAG TACCTGGATGAAAACAAGCAACTTATTTTAGCAATATTGGAAAATCAGAATTTGGGAAAGCTAGCTGAATGTGCTCA GTATCAAGCCCAGCTTCAAAAAAATCTTTTGTACCTGGCTGCAATTGCGGATGCCCAACCTAATGCACCTGCTGTACGTCCTCAG ATGATGATGCACGGCTCAATACCACAGGCAGGCCATTACATTCAGCAGGCACCGGTTTTCCCTCCCGGAGCTCCCCCACAATATAACCCACAACAAATGCAAGAGCAGCAGATGCACCAATTCCAAGGAATGGTGTTCCCAGGGCAGGTGGCCATGAGACCGGGGGCAGTCAATGGTATTCACAACATGCAAACTGAGCCACGTCCAAGGACTGGCACTTCTAGCAGCGCAGTTGATAGACGTGGGAATAAGCAAGATGCAAATGCTGGTGAGGTGGCTGCTGCCGACAGCCATCGGAGCTCAGGATCTGAGCATGGCAGTGGGGATGCTGACCAACTGCATGTCAAAAGGCCAGAGGAGGCTAAAATGTCATGA